The proteins below are encoded in one region of Fimbriimonadaceae bacterium:
- a CDS encoding CRISPR-associated endonuclease Cas3'', with protein MSVSDSISSTEELFAHTPGLRKTEWHGLVEHSKAVAERAAGFASRFGGGPVAWRLGWWHDAAKADPRFQRYLRAAQEGRPAPKCPHSVPGAVAGYGELKTFALVVAGHHGGLHDRADWKGMAETVDLESVAAASGFVAGHAPPVNPALELPKWVDSPLESEMFVRMAFSCLVDADRLDTEAFRDQKAADTRGGYEEIGWYRDRLSEHLGGFKNATGHVNKRRRAILESCLQAASQDPGVFSLTVPTGGGKTLSGLAFALNHAVAHGKRRVIVAIPYTSIIDQTASVYEGIFVPASTKELR; from the coding sequence ATGTCTGTAAGCGACTCAATTTCAAGCACAGAGGAGCTCTTTGCCCACACACCGGGACTCCGGAAAACCGAGTGGCACGGCCTCGTGGAGCACAGCAAGGCGGTTGCGGAAAGGGCGGCGGGTTTCGCCTCCCGCTTCGGTGGCGGCCCTGTCGCTTGGCGCCTCGGCTGGTGGCACGACGCCGCAAAGGCAGACCCTCGCTTTCAGCGGTACCTGAGGGCTGCGCAGGAAGGCAGGCCCGCTCCCAAGTGTCCGCATTCGGTGCCGGGAGCGGTAGCAGGCTATGGAGAACTGAAGACGTTTGCGCTCGTGGTCGCAGGTCACCATGGCGGCTTGCACGACAGGGCCGATTGGAAGGGGATGGCCGAGACCGTCGACCTGGAGAGTGTGGCAGCCGCATCCGGCTTCGTCGCCGGGCATGCGCCACCCGTTAACCCGGCGCTCGAGCTGCCCAAATGGGTGGACTCGCCGCTAGAGTCCGAGATGTTCGTTCGGATGGCGTTCAGTTGCCTGGTCGATGCGGACCGATTGGACACAGAAGCGTTCCGCGATCAAAAAGCGGCGGACACCCGTGGAGGATACGAGGAGATCGGTTGGTATCGTGACCGCCTCTCGGAACATCTGGGCGGCTTCAAGAATGCGACCGGGCATGTCAACAAACGTCGCCGCGCCATCTTGGAGTCTTGCCTGCAGGCGGCGAGCCAGGATCCGGGGGTTTTCTCCCTCACCGTCCCGACGGGCGGCGGAAAGACGCTCTCGGGCCTTGCCTTTGCGCTGAACCATGCCGTCGCACACGGCAAGCGGCGCGTCATCGTTGCGATCCCTTACACAAGCATCATCGACCAGACCGCGAGCGTGTACGAGGGCATCTTTGTACCTGCATCAACTAAGGAACTTCGATGA